The Acinetobacter pittii genome contains a region encoding:
- the yaiL gene encoding DUF2058 domain-containing protein produces the protein MVKNALQAQLLKAGLVDNKKAKKLTKQAHHEQRLGLSDEAEIKANIEKAQQEKLAKDQALNLEKQKQLEEKALKASIIQMIKQHKITDFAGDVAYQFIDENKIKKVYLSQQVYNALVAGSLVIAKDQDQYAYLPKALAEKIDQKMQGFILINNAEKNEQATDEEDPYAAYVIPDDLMW, from the coding sequence ATGGTTAAAAATGCCTTACAAGCACAGCTACTCAAAGCTGGTTTAGTTGATAATAAAAAAGCAAAAAAATTAACTAAACAAGCTCATCACGAACAACGTCTTGGACTCAGTGATGAGGCTGAAATCAAAGCGAATATTGAAAAAGCTCAACAAGAAAAATTAGCTAAAGATCAGGCTTTAAATTTAGAAAAACAGAAACAGCTTGAAGAAAAAGCACTTAAAGCATCAATCATTCAGATGATTAAACAACATAAAATTACTGATTTTGCTGGTGATGTGGCTTATCAGTTTATTGATGAAAATAAAATCAAAAAAGTTTATTTATCTCAGCAAGTTTATAACGCACTTGTTGCTGGCAGTTTAGTCATTGCTAAAGATCAAGATCAGTACGCCTATCTTCCAAAAGCGTTAGCTGAAAAAATTGATCAAAAAATGCAAGGTTTCATTTTAATTAATAATGCTGAGAAAAATGAACAGGCCACCGATGAAGAAGATCCATATGCAGCATATGTTATTCCAGATGACTTAATGTGGTAA
- the maf gene encoding Maf family protein has product MVQPQIILASSSQTRKALMDRLGINYICVSPDIDESPRNETHADELAKRLAFTKAQVIAKQNPSAIVIGSDQVAWREHAPHDFIGKPMTIENAKSQLADNSGRTVFFSTALSVQWLDRNFEQTLVEHYQVKFRNLNQAEIERYVLLDQPLHCAGSFKCESLGISLFEKMIGQDQTTLMGLPMIQLCHILRQLELQIP; this is encoded by the coding sequence ATGGTTCAGCCACAAATTATTTTGGCATCAAGCAGTCAAACGCGTAAAGCCTTAATGGATCGCTTAGGGATTAATTATATCTGTGTTAGTCCTGATATTGATGAGAGCCCTCGCAATGAAACCCATGCCGATGAACTTGCGAAAAGACTCGCCTTCACAAAAGCCCAAGTGATTGCTAAACAGAATCCATCAGCAATCGTTATTGGTTCAGATCAAGTCGCGTGGCGAGAACATGCCCCGCATGACTTTATTGGCAAACCGATGACTATTGAAAATGCTAAATCACAACTAGCAGATAATTCTGGTCGAACTGTTTTTTTTAGTACAGCTCTTAGCGTGCAATGGCTCGATAGAAACTTTGAACAAACACTCGTTGAACATTATCAAGTTAAATTTCGAAACCTGAATCAAGCTGAAATTGAACGATACGTTTTATTAGATCAGCCACTACATTGCGCTGGTAGCTTTAAGTGTGAAAGTTTAGGGATCAGCTTGTTTGAAAAAATGATAGGCCAAGACCAAACAACACTTATGGGTCTTCCTATGATTCAACTTTGCCATATTTTAAGGCAGCTTGAGCTACAAATTCCTTAA
- a CDS encoding DUF2237 family protein produces MSIHPDPQINRLNVLGEPLASCCFDPITGYFRNGFCHTAVTDLGQHTVCAQMTSDFLNFSQKIGNDLITPLPEVGFPGLKPGDFWCICVTRWVEAYQAGEAPPIKIHACHQAVLSYVPLEVLMEFAV; encoded by the coding sequence ATGTCTATTCATCCAGATCCACAAATCAATCGCTTAAATGTTTTAGGGGAACCTTTAGCAAGTTGTTGCTTTGACCCTATTACAGGCTATTTTAGAAATGGTTTCTGCCACACAGCAGTAACAGACCTTGGTCAGCACACTGTCTGTGCACAAATGACTTCTGATTTCTTAAATTTTTCTCAAAAAATTGGCAATGATCTCATCACGCCTTTACCAGAAGTAGGTTTCCCGGGTCTAAAACCGGGTGATTTCTGGTGTATCTGCGTAACGCGTTGGGTAGAGGCTTATCAAGCTGGCGAAGCCCCTCCTATTAAAATACATGCATGTCACCAAGCTGTATTAAGCTATGTACCTTTAGAAGTACTAATGGAATTTGCAGTGTAA
- a CDS encoding cupin domain-containing protein has protein sequence MTEPLTVLGGITAEQFLAEYWQKKPLLVRNGLPEIVGLLEPQDVQELALEEHASARLIRQKDRNPNEWHVKSSPLTKGDFQKLPKLWTLLVQAVDHYSFDLSELWKKFPFIPQWRRDDIMVSYAPKGGSVGKHFDFYDVFLVQGHGHRRWQLGQMCDVNTAFVPNQPLKLLPEIDVQFDEVLAPGDLLYVPPGMAHYGVAEDDCLTFSFGFRMPNVAGMMERISDQFSANTLLQNPVIDIARKQISQIGEMNATELSYLKDLVLAQLQDSSALDAAIISYMSEPKYPDNIPEPDEIEADDLKEILHEGYEVLLEPASRLLYTENNGVLSFWGNGEALCIAETFAPKLRAIANGESLAFDSEFNELEILENVAYLLNESILMLLPPSE, from the coding sequence ATGACAGAACCTTTAACAGTTTTAGGCGGTATTACTGCCGAACAATTCTTAGCAGAATATTGGCAGAAAAAACCTTTGTTGGTACGTAACGGATTGCCAGAGATTGTAGGTCTTTTAGAACCCCAAGATGTGCAAGAACTTGCTTTAGAAGAACATGCAAGTGCCCGACTCATTCGCCAAAAAGATAGAAATCCAAATGAATGGCATGTAAAGTCTTCACCCTTAACCAAAGGTGACTTTCAAAAGCTACCAAAATTATGGACTCTTTTAGTACAAGCAGTAGATCACTACTCTTTTGATCTTTCTGAACTGTGGAAAAAATTTCCTTTTATTCCTCAATGGCGCCGCGACGATATTATGGTGTCTTATGCACCTAAGGGTGGTTCAGTTGGGAAACATTTCGATTTCTATGATGTGTTTTTAGTTCAAGGTCATGGACACCGTCGCTGGCAGCTAGGACAAATGTGCGATGTAAATACTGCATTTGTACCCAATCAACCATTAAAACTTTTGCCAGAAATAGATGTGCAATTTGATGAAGTTTTAGCACCAGGTGATTTACTCTATGTTCCACCTGGAATGGCACATTACGGGGTTGCTGAAGATGATTGTTTAACGTTCTCATTTGGCTTTCGCATGCCAAACGTTGCAGGAATGATGGAACGTATTAGTGATCAATTTTCAGCTAATACTTTATTGCAAAACCCTGTTATAGATATCGCACGCAAACAAATAAGCCAAATTGGCGAAATGAATGCAACTGAACTGAGCTACCTCAAAGATTTAGTTTTAGCTCAGTTACAAGATTCTTCGGCACTTGATGCAGCAATCATATCGTACATGAGTGAACCTAAATATCCTGATAATATTCCAGAACCTGATGAGATTGAAGCTGATGATCTTAAGGAGATTTTACACGAGGGTTATGAAGTTCTATTAGAGCCAGCCTCTCGCTTACTCTACACAGAAAATAATGGAGTTCTAAGCTTCTGGGGAAACGGCGAAGCTTTATGTATAGCTGAAACTTTCGCACCAAAATTAAGAGCTATCGCTAATGGGGAAAGTCTAGCTTTCGATAGCGAATTTAATGAACTTGAAATCCTTGAGAATGTTGCTTACTTACTCAATGAATCTATTTTGATGCTTTTACCTCCTTCAGAATAG
- a CDS encoding TetR/AcrR family transcriptional regulator → MSKKDDIINTALRLFNSYSYNSIGVDRIINESGVAKMTFYKHFPSKEKLIEECLLLRNTLLQNSLTAALSKHDELDPLARIKAVFLWYSDWFNSEDFNGCMFQKALEEVLKQYPSTHQPATLYKAWLTQLMQNLLNQYDVKEPVPLSLLLVNILEGMTIQAQVEHGSIKINDYWTRVEKLIDFERAA, encoded by the coding sequence ATGTCGAAAAAAGATGACATTATTAACACCGCATTAAGACTTTTTAACTCGTATAGCTATAATTCTATAGGTGTAGATCGCATCATTAATGAATCTGGCGTTGCAAAAATGACTTTTTATAAGCATTTCCCGTCAAAAGAAAAATTAATTGAAGAGTGTCTACTTCTACGTAATACGCTTTTACAAAACTCTCTTACCGCAGCCTTATCAAAACATGATGAGTTAGACCCTCTTGCAAGAATTAAAGCAGTTTTTTTATGGTATTCCGACTGGTTTAATAGCGAAGATTTTAATGGCTGTATGTTTCAAAAGGCTTTGGAAGAGGTTTTAAAACAATACCCTTCAACACATCAACCAGCAACATTATATAAAGCCTGGTTAACTCAACTCATGCAAAATTTGCTTAATCAGTATGATGTAAAAGAACCAGTTCCCCTATCCTTGTTATTAGTTAATATTTTGGAAGGCATGACCATACAAGCTCAAGTTGAACATGGATCAATAAAGATTAATGATTACTGGACTCGAGTAGAAAAGTTAATCGACTTTGAAAGAGCTGCATAA
- a CDS encoding ABC transporter ATP-binding protein, with protein MLKWFEKLVDPYPTKGLDEPLPTRFFPFVWQATEGVRPYLFLLILFTAGAASFEALLFSKIGQLVDWLSKSHPESFLSQHANDLLILIGVLFTNIFFVNIQSIIKHQILYSTFPMRLRWRFHNLLLKQSLDFFHNDFAGRLSAKVMQTALAIREFWIILGDMLAYVSIYFITVSIVLGAISPILLIPLLVWLSLFLLSAWFFIPRLSKVSQQQADARAIMTGRVTDAYTNIQTVKLFAHAGRESQYAKASMKEFMTTVYAQMRLGTLFEVSINMLSAVLFVGVIGTSVWLWTQGLAALGVIAATTAMILKLNSMAEFMMWHMSALFENVGTIQDGMQTLGKKINIQDKPDAKSLNVTKGEIVFKDVSFAYNNKNVIDHFNLHIKAGEKIGIVGRSGAGKSTLIQLLLHFYHLKQGAILIDGQNIEDVTQDSLRANIALVTQDTSLLHRSVAENIKYGRPDASDADMENAVNKAKAAEFIPQLVDLKGRSGYNAQVGERGVKLSGGQRQRIAIARVFLKDAPILILDEATSALDSEVEAAIQASLNDLMVDKTVIAIAHRLSTIAQMDRLIVLDEGRIAEQGTHEELIAQDGIYAQLWKRQTGGFLIEQKVLQGQD; from the coding sequence ATGCTGAAGTGGTTTGAAAAACTTGTAGATCCCTACCCAACTAAAGGTTTGGATGAACCTTTACCGACTCGTTTTTTCCCATTTGTTTGGCAAGCTACAGAAGGCGTACGCCCTTATTTATTTTTACTTATTCTTTTTACAGCAGGTGCTGCAAGCTTTGAAGCCTTACTTTTTTCAAAGATTGGACAACTCGTAGATTGGTTAAGTAAAAGTCATCCTGAAAGCTTTTTAAGTCAGCATGCTAATGATTTACTAATTTTGATTGGTGTTTTATTTACTAATATCTTTTTTGTAAATATACAATCTATTATCAAACATCAGATTTTATATAGTACCTTCCCAATGCGTTTGCGCTGGCGCTTCCATAATCTTTTATTGAAGCAAAGCTTAGACTTTTTCCATAACGACTTTGCAGGACGACTTTCTGCCAAAGTTATGCAAACAGCATTAGCAATCCGTGAGTTCTGGATTATTTTGGGTGACATGTTGGCCTACGTCAGCATTTACTTTATTACGGTCAGTATTGTTCTTGGGGCAATTTCGCCAATCCTGCTTATTCCTCTTTTAGTTTGGTTAAGTCTATTTTTATTAAGCGCATGGTTCTTTATCCCCCGCTTAAGTAAAGTTTCTCAGCAACAAGCCGATGCTAGAGCGATCATGACTGGCCGCGTAACAGATGCGTACACTAACATTCAAACTGTAAAATTATTTGCTCACGCTGGTCGTGAAAGCCAATACGCAAAAGCATCAATGAAAGAGTTTATGACTACAGTCTATGCTCAAATGCGTTTAGGCACCCTCTTTGAAGTCAGCATTAATATGTTGTCTGCTGTTTTGTTTGTAGGTGTAATTGGTACCTCTGTTTGGTTATGGACTCAAGGTTTAGCGGCCTTAGGTGTAATCGCAGCAACGACGGCAATGATTTTAAAACTTAATAGTATGGCTGAATTCATGATGTGGCATATGTCAGCCTTATTTGAAAATGTTGGAACCATTCAAGATGGTATGCAAACATTAGGTAAAAAAATCAATATTCAAGACAAACCGGATGCAAAATCACTGAACGTCACCAAAGGCGAGATTGTATTTAAGGATGTAAGCTTTGCTTATAATAATAAAAATGTAATTGATCACTTCAACTTACATATTAAAGCAGGCGAAAAAATAGGTATTGTTGGACGTTCTGGCGCAGGAAAGTCGACGCTGATTCAGTTACTTTTACATTTTTACCATCTTAAGCAAGGTGCTATTTTAATTGATGGCCAAAACATCGAAGATGTAACTCAAGATAGTCTAAGAGCTAATATTGCTTTAGTTACTCAAGATACGTCTTTATTGCATCGCTCAGTTGCAGAAAATATTAAATATGGCCGCCCAGATGCGTCTGATGCGGACATGGAAAATGCTGTAAATAAAGCCAAAGCTGCTGAATTTATTCCACAATTAGTTGATTTAAAAGGACGTAGTGGTTATAACGCTCAGGTAGGTGAACGTGGTGTCAAACTTTCTGGTGGGCAAAGACAGCGTATTGCTATTGCACGAGTATTCTTAAAAGATGCTCCTATTCTTATTTTAGATGAAGCAACAAGTGCATTAGATTCGGAAGTTGAAGCAGCGATCCAGGCAAGTTTAAATGACCTGATGGTTGATAAAACCGTTATTGCAATTGCTCACCGTTTATCTACTATTGCACAAATGGACCGTTTAATCGTTCTTGATGAAGGTCGAATTGCTGAACAAGGAACTCATGAAGAGTTAATTGCGCAAGATGGTATATACGCACAATTATGGAAACGTCAAACAGGTGGTTTCTTAATTGAGCAAAAAGTATTACAGGGTCAAGATTAA
- the arsR gene encoding ArsR/SmtB family transcription factor, whose protein sequence is MKDGLQIEEMKNAADSVVGILKSLANTDRLLILCHLAYEELNVSQIEEKTQITQPTLSQQLMMLRKSDVVSTRRDGKQIFYSIKDDNMHSILNTLHQLYCASK, encoded by the coding sequence ATGAAAGATGGACTCCAAATTGAAGAAATGAAAAATGCGGCTGATTCAGTCGTTGGAATTCTTAAATCTTTGGCTAATACAGATCGTTTATTAATTTTATGTCACTTAGCTTATGAGGAGTTAAATGTTTCTCAGATTGAAGAGAAGACCCAAATTACCCAGCCCACTCTTTCACAACAACTTATGATGCTACGCAAAAGTGATGTTGTATCAACCCGTCGTGATGGTAAGCAAATTTTTTATTCAATTAAGGATGACAATATGCATTCAATTTTAAATACGCTTCATCAACTGTACTGTGCAAGTAAATAA
- a CDS encoding YoaK family protein produces the protein MPLQRLPNWFQLGAFLLAFNAGMINVLGLITLLHQSISHMTGNVSMLAMSLVEWQPEHIIFLLLVIICYVCGSFYSGFILGSSHFRLDRRYGLPLSLVAFFIFLCWLLLPYFPRYGLLWACTAMGLQNAMVSHYKGTIIRTTHLSGVLTDIGLALGYKARGLIVEKRRIVLHLLIFAGFLLGGILSAVVHPYLKLQSFLLPAILSLALSISYWVVYLYSTSTSHKD, from the coding sequence ATGCCACTTCAGCGCCTACCAAACTGGTTCCAACTTGGAGCCTTTTTACTGGCATTTAATGCTGGAATGATTAATGTATTAGGGTTAATTACCCTTTTACATCAATCGATCTCACATATGACTGGCAACGTTAGTATGCTAGCGATGAGTTTGGTAGAGTGGCAACCAGAACATATTATTTTTTTGCTTCTGGTGATTATTTGTTATGTTTGCGGTTCATTTTATAGTGGTTTTATTTTAGGCAGCAGTCATTTTCGACTAGATCGTCGTTACGGTTTACCTTTGAGCCTGGTAGCCTTCTTTATTTTTCTTTGCTGGCTATTACTTCCTTATTTTCCACGCTATGGATTATTATGGGCATGTACAGCAATGGGTTTACAAAATGCGATGGTAAGCCACTATAAAGGAACGATCATCCGCACTACCCATCTATCTGGTGTATTGACAGATATTGGTTTAGCGCTTGGATATAAAGCCAGAGGCTTAATTGTAGAAAAACGTCGTATTGTTTTACATTTACTTATTTTTGCTGGCTTTCTATTGGGTGGAATTCTTTCCGCTGTAGTACATCCATATTTGAAACTACAATCATTTTTATTGCCGGCAATTTTAAGCTTAGCCTTAAGTATCTCTTACTGGGTAGTTTATCTTTATAGCACTTCAACTTCACATAAGGATTAA
- a CDS encoding AraC family transcriptional regulator: MKITSARQDQGIPGVYGLLLLDVVSRWGYNDETLFAPFNLTSEQLADPDYRISTPVANELVKHALNLTGETTLGYHLGTQMRISIHGFIGYAIMTAKDITEAIALAARFIQLRLPFLQLYFSTFGPKATLQLQCDIELEPLRTEIVLGLTIGIMSMAKAITGIEDLAGDVDLDFPEPEGFEKYRNKLSSTIRFNQPHLISSFDKKYLGLKLINSDPIASQVAINQCEAELSALGERRRLAMRVRDILSNSEQHYLSIENVAECLHMSDRTLKRQLAAEGTSFSTLVDEVRYRHATSLLSRTDYSLEQIADELGYSDVANFSRAFKRWSGRSPSNWRKDPYL, encoded by the coding sequence ATGAAAATTACCTCAGCTCGTCAAGATCAAGGTATTCCAGGAGTCTATGGCTTATTGCTATTAGATGTTGTTTCGCGTTGGGGATACAACGATGAAACATTATTTGCTCCATTTAATCTTACTAGTGAGCAACTCGCCGATCCTGATTATCGTATTTCTACACCTGTAGCAAATGAACTGGTTAAACACGCGCTTAATTTAACTGGTGAAACTACGTTGGGTTACCATCTTGGTACTCAAATGCGTATTTCGATTCATGGCTTCATTGGCTATGCAATTATGACAGCCAAGGATATTACAGAAGCAATTGCTCTTGCAGCACGCTTTATTCAATTACGTTTACCCTTTTTACAATTATATTTTTCAACGTTTGGCCCCAAAGCGACCTTACAATTGCAATGTGATATCGAACTTGAGCCTTTACGTACAGAAATCGTTTTAGGTTTGACCATTGGTATTATGAGCATGGCCAAAGCGATTACGGGGATTGAAGACTTAGCCGGCGATGTAGATTTAGATTTTCCTGAACCTGAAGGTTTTGAAAAATATAGAAATAAATTAAGCAGTACAATTCGGTTTAATCAACCACATTTGATCTCAAGTTTTGATAAAAAATACTTAGGACTTAAGTTAATCAATTCAGATCCAATCGCCAGTCAAGTTGCCATTAATCAATGTGAAGCTGAACTTTCTGCTTTAGGTGAACGCCGTCGTTTAGCAATGCGTGTTCGTGATATTTTAAGTAATTCTGAACAACATTATTTAAGCATCGAAAATGTAGCTGAATGTCTACATATGTCAGATCGGACACTCAAACGTCAATTAGCAGCGGAAGGAACATCATTTTCCACGTTAGTTGATGAAGTACGCTATCGACATGCAACATCTTTACTTTCACGTACAGATTATAGTCTTGAACAAATTGCAGATGAACTTGGCTATTCGGACGTTGCAAATTTTAGCCGTGCTTTTAAACGCTGGAGTGGTCGCAGTCCGAGCAACTGGCGTAAAGACCCATACTTATAA
- the sstT gene encoding serine/threonine transporter SstT, producing the protein MLAFFSRLSLVTKIIIAIILGIGVALLFPNVTPYLSLFGELFIKALKSVAPILVFVLVLSSIANFQVGHSANLRPIMILYVAGMLLAAFTAVIVSLSFPSTLFLNTVSHNDLQAPGSLADILKNLLLSFIANPVQAISEANFIGILAWAIGLGLAMRHSSDTTKQVMQDVSHAVSAIIHKVIAFAPVGIFGLVAVTFADAGLATLESYAQLLVVLLGTMFFVALVINPILVALTIRGNPYPLVFKCLKESGITAFFTRSSAANIPVNLDLAERLGVNPSTASVSIPLGATVNMAGAAVTITVLTLATVHTLGIHVDFATMVILSVVATVSACGASGVAGGSLLLIPVACSLFGISTEIAMQVVAVGMIISVLQDSTETALNSSTDVLFTAAVDIRSKQAS; encoded by the coding sequence ATGCTTGCATTCTTTTCTCGATTAAGCTTAGTCACTAAGATTATTATCGCCATTATTCTAGGGATAGGCGTTGCATTACTATTTCCGAACGTTACGCCTTACTTAAGTTTATTTGGTGAGCTTTTCATTAAAGCCTTAAAGTCGGTTGCCCCTATTTTAGTTTTTGTATTGGTGCTTTCTTCTATTGCCAACTTCCAAGTAGGTCATAGCGCCAATTTACGCCCAATTATGATTCTATATGTGGCAGGTATGTTGCTTGCAGCTTTCACAGCTGTGATTGTCAGTCTTTCTTTTCCAAGCACATTATTCCTCAATACAGTTTCACATAATGATTTACAAGCGCCTGGTAGTCTCGCAGATATATTAAAAAACTTGCTCTTAAGCTTTATTGCGAACCCTGTTCAAGCAATTAGTGAAGCTAACTTTATTGGTATTTTAGCTTGGGCAATTGGCCTAGGTTTAGCTATGCGCCATAGCTCAGATACCACAAAACAAGTGATGCAGGATGTATCACATGCTGTAAGCGCTATTATTCATAAAGTAATTGCTTTTGCACCAGTCGGTATTTTCGGATTAGTTGCTGTGACTTTTGCCGATGCTGGTCTTGCAACACTTGAAAGCTATGCACAATTATTAGTGGTATTGTTAGGTACCATGTTCTTTGTTGCTTTAGTTATTAACCCTATTCTTGTTGCCCTTACTATACGTGGAAATCCATACCCTCTCGTATTTAAGTGTCTAAAAGAAAGTGGTATTACAGCTTTCTTTACTCGAAGCTCAGCAGCAAACATTCCAGTTAACTTAGATTTGGCAGAGCGTTTAGGTGTTAACCCATCTACAGCTAGTGTATCTATTCCTTTAGGTGCAACAGTAAATATGGCAGGTGCAGCAGTCACGATTACTGTACTTACATTAGCTACTGTACATACGCTTGGCATTCATGTTGATTTTGCGACAATGGTTATTTTATCAGTTGTTGCTACTGTTTCAGCTTGTGGTGCTTCTGGTGTTGCAGGTGGTTCTCTACTTCTGATTCCAGTAGCTTGTAGTCTATTTGGTATTTCAACAGAAATTGCTATGCAAGTTGTAGCTGTTGGTATGATTATCAGTGTATTGCAAGACTCTACAGAAACAGCCCTTAACTCTTCTACAGATGTTTTATTTACCGCAGCTGTAGATATCCGCTCTAAGCAAGCTTCATAA
- the pgk gene encoding phosphoglycerate kinase, translating into MNFQRMTDLNLTGKRVLIREDLNVPVKNGVITSDARLRAALPTIKAALDKGAAVMVCSHLGRPVEGEPKPEQSLAPVAAYLTEVLGQEVKLLTDYLEGVEVEAGQVVLLENVRFNHGEKKNNPELAQKYAALCDVFVMDAFGTAHRAEASTEGVARFAPVAAAGPLLAAELDALGRAMQTPEKPMVAIVAGSKVSTKLDVLNSLSSICDQLIVGGGIANTFLAAAGFNVGKSLYEADLVETAKQIAAKVSVPLPTDVVVADASQINFEDFLGSLAAAQAVVKKVEDVTANDMILDVGPETAKAFANILTTSKTILWNGPVGVFEVDQFGEGTKALSLAVAQSEGFSIAGGGDTLAAIDKYNVADQIGYISTGGGAFLEFVEGKTLPAVAVLLERA; encoded by the coding sequence ATGAATTTTCAGCGTATGACTGACCTTAACTTAACAGGCAAACGTGTCCTTATTCGTGAAGATTTAAACGTTCCTGTCAAAAATGGTGTGATTACTAGCGATGCTCGCTTACGTGCAGCATTACCAACTATTAAAGCTGCTTTAGATAAAGGCGCAGCAGTGATGGTATGTTCACATCTAGGTCGTCCTGTTGAAGGTGAACCAAAGCCAGAACAATCACTTGCACCAGTCGCTGCTTATTTAACAGAAGTATTGGGTCAAGAAGTTAAATTATTAACAGATTATCTAGAAGGCGTTGAAGTTGAAGCTGGTCAAGTTGTATTGCTTGAAAATGTACGCTTTAACCATGGTGAAAAGAAAAATAATCCAGAGCTAGCTCAAAAATATGCTGCATTATGTGACGTATTTGTTATGGATGCATTTGGTACTGCTCATCGTGCAGAAGCATCTACTGAAGGTGTAGCTCGTTTTGCGCCAGTTGCTGCTGCTGGTCCTTTGTTGGCTGCTGAGTTGGATGCTCTAGGCCGTGCAATGCAAACTCCAGAAAAACCAATGGTTGCAATTGTTGCTGGTTCTAAAGTTTCAACTAAACTCGATGTTTTAAACTCACTTTCTAGTATCTGTGATCAACTGATCGTTGGTGGTGGTATTGCAAATACATTCTTAGCAGCTGCTGGTTTCAATGTTGGTAAATCATTATATGAAGCTGACTTGGTTGAAACTGCTAAACAAATTGCCGCTAAAGTAAGTGTTCCACTTCCTACAGATGTTGTGGTTGCTGATGCATCGCAAATTAATTTTGAAGATTTCTTAGGTTCTTTAGCAGCAGCTCAAGCTGTTGTGAAGAAAGTAGAAGATGTGACTGCAAATGACATGATTTTAGATGTTGGTCCTGAAACTGCTAAAGCATTTGCTAATATTTTAACAACATCAAAAACGATTCTTTGGAATGGCCCAGTGGGTGTATTTGAAGTAGATCAATTTGGTGAAGGTACTAAAGCGCTTTCTCTTGCTGTTGCTCAATCTGAAGGGTTCTCTATTGCTGGTGGCGGAGATACATTAGCTGCAATTGATAAATATAATGTAGCTGATCAAATTGGTTATATTTCTACAGGTGGTGGTGCGTTCCTTGAGTTTGTTGAAGGAAAGACATTGCCTGCAGTGGCTGTTTTACTTGAACGTGCTTAA
- the gcvH gene encoding glycine cleavage system protein GcvH, with amino-acid sequence MNHPSELKYARTHEWVKIEGDLVITGITDHAQDELGDLVYVETPEVGSQVTAGEQAGVVESVKTASDIHAPVSGTVVEVNTDLEDDPDFVNEDPYGKGWIYKIKPDNIADVEKLLTNSEYEAGL; translated from the coding sequence ATGAATCATCCTTCGGAACTGAAGTATGCACGTACACATGAGTGGGTAAAGATTGAGGGTGATCTTGTTATTACAGGGATTACCGATCATGCACAAGATGAACTTGGCGATTTGGTATACGTTGAAACTCCGGAAGTTGGGAGTCAAGTTACCGCTGGTGAACAAGCTGGTGTAGTAGAGTCAGTAAAAACAGCATCTGATATTCACGCCCCTGTATCAGGTACAGTAGTAGAGGTGAATACTGATCTTGAAGATGATCCAGACTTTGTAAATGAAGATCCATATGGTAAAGGCTGGATTTATAAAATTAAACCAGACAACATTGCAGATGTTGAAAAACTTTTAACAAATTCAGAATATGAAGCTGGCTTATAA
- a CDS encoding MaoC family dehydratase, with product MLYLEDLKIGDRFISREYEITLDEIKKFASSYDPQPFHIDEEQAKHDPIFQGIAASGWHTSAITMRLWTECMPIHGGLIGSESSLRWPRPTRPGDKIHVEAEISAITPSKTKLDRGIVSYVTQALNQNGDVLLISTTKIVVFKKNV from the coding sequence ATGCTTTATTTAGAAGATTTGAAAATTGGTGATCGTTTCATTAGCCGTGAATATGAAATTACCTTAGATGAAATCAAAAAATTCGCAAGCTCGTATGACCCTCAACCCTTCCATATAGATGAAGAACAAGCTAAGCACGATCCAATTTTTCAGGGGATCGCTGCTAGTGGTTGGCATACTTCTGCAATTACTATGCGATTATGGACAGAATGTATGCCGATTCACGGTGGCTTAATCGGTTCGGAATCAAGTTTACGGTGGCCACGCCCTACTCGACCGGGTGATAAAATTCATGTTGAAGCTGAAATTTCAGCAATCACACCATCCAAAACAAAATTAGATCGTGGTATTGTAAGTTACGTTACGCAAGCCTTAAATCAAAATGGTGACGTATTACTTATTTCAACAACAAAAATTGTTGTCTTTAAAAAGAATGTTTAA